One part of the Dyadobacter sp. 676 genome encodes these proteins:
- a CDS encoding RagB/SusD family nutrient uptake outer membrane protein: MKKIFTSLFLAAVCMGCSDILEEKPKSLASENFYNTAAEAKAAVNAIYGPMRTDAALSTNYPAQLEGMADYGNSRGTQTPVSLYQGLDNTNINRVATIWDNFYQSIRNANLVIANVPKGTGMTDAEKAQFVAEAKYMRALIYFAMVRNWAGVPLRTEENMTVADVPRASIADVYKLIVADALAAESGLPDNPAEIGRPTKWAAKTLLSEVYMYLEQWEQSSAKAKEVIDSKKYSLVAVSTSEDFQKIYGPEVVNTPEEIFYFKYSRQQGFGLVSYAHRKTAQYNYYGPGGVYAQYTDSVSNPVIKNWDFKDLRKNHILYNVDIGLGTTSMLYRKYRDPLATGGAGNDYPWYRYADLLLFHAEADARANGKPTAEALESLNKVHRRAYGKPAEAASSVDFKLADFTLQSFIDKVVQERGYETMYEGKRWNDLKRLGIAKQRILEVKNIVVAEKHMLWPIPNSEILYNKAITAKDQNPGY, from the coding sequence ATGAAAAAGATATTCACCAGTTTGTTTCTGGCGGCGGTTTGCATGGGATGTTCCGATATCCTGGAAGAGAAACCCAAATCGCTGGCTTCTGAAAATTTTTATAACACCGCCGCGGAGGCCAAAGCGGCTGTGAACGCTATTTATGGCCCCATGCGGACGGACGCGGCACTGTCGACCAATTACCCGGCGCAGCTCGAAGGGATGGCCGATTATGGCAATTCGCGAGGCACGCAAACGCCCGTGAGCTTGTACCAGGGGCTCGATAATACGAATATCAACCGCGTGGCGACGATTTGGGACAATTTCTACCAATCTATCCGGAATGCCAATCTGGTCATCGCCAACGTGCCGAAAGGAACGGGTATGACGGACGCGGAGAAGGCCCAGTTCGTGGCGGAAGCAAAATACATGCGCGCGCTCATCTATTTCGCGATGGTGCGCAACTGGGCAGGCGTTCCCCTGCGTACCGAAGAAAATATGACGGTGGCGGACGTTCCCAGGGCCAGTATTGCGGATGTTTATAAGCTGATCGTCGCCGATGCGCTGGCGGCTGAGAGCGGGCTCCCCGACAACCCGGCTGAAATAGGTCGCCCCACAAAATGGGCTGCAAAAACGCTGCTCTCGGAAGTTTACATGTATCTGGAACAATGGGAGCAATCGAGCGCCAAAGCGAAGGAGGTGATCGATTCCAAAAAGTATTCGCTCGTTGCGGTGAGCACGTCCGAGGATTTCCAGAAGATCTATGGGCCCGAAGTTGTGAATACGCCGGAGGAGATCTTTTATTTTAAATATTCGCGTCAGCAGGGATTCGGTCTGGTGAGTTATGCGCACCGGAAAACGGCCCAGTATAATTACTATGGCCCGGGCGGTGTGTACGCGCAATACACCGATTCGGTTTCGAACCCGGTGATCAAAAACTGGGATTTTAAAGATTTGCGTAAAAATCACATTCTCTACAATGTCGACATTGGTCTTGGCACCACATCCATGTTATACAGAAAATACCGCGATCCATTGGCTACGGGAGGTGCCGGTAACGACTACCCCTGGTACCGCTACGCCGACCTGCTCCTTTTCCACGCCGAAGCCGACGCCCGTGCCAACGGCAAACCCACCGCAGAAGCACTTGAAAGCCTGAACAAAGTGCATCGCCGCGCCTACGGAAAACCGGCCGAGGCAGCTTCGTCCGTCGATTTCAAGCTGGCCGATTTTACGTTACAAAGCTTTATCGATAAGGTGGTGCAGGAAAGAGGCTATGAAACGATGTACGAAGGCAAGCGCTGGAACGATTTGAAGCGGTTGGGCATCGCCAAGCAGCGCATTCTGGAAGTAAAGAATATCGTGGTGGCTGAGAAACACATGCTGTGGCCGATCCCGAATTCGGAGATTTTGTACAACAAAGCCATTACCGCCAAGGATCAGAATCCGGGTTACTAA
- a CDS encoding TonB-dependent receptor: MKKPLKYRRVLLWTMRMTATQFMLALVFIATGYAREGSAQSLLSQKVSVTANGSEVKKVLSQVEKQVDVRFVFSSKLIKSARKVTVSLKDKPLYEALDHILTPLGLDYEVSGKIIILRRIETVTPGAPAAPGAPANAPKRTVSGKVLDGESNTGLPGVSIVLKGTQTGTTTNPDGNFELEIPEANAPNAVLVFSFVGYKSQEIVLGSQTALTISMMLEDKSLQEIVVIGYGQIRKSDLTGSVSSIKSTELNAYPATNLMQSLAGRAAGVYVSQNTGAPGSPISVRVRGTNSIQGSNEPLYVVDGFPYSGNPTLLNNADIESIEVLKDASATAIYGSRGANGVVLITTKKGKAGRVSVDYDGYYGVQTIRKKLDLMNATEYANFYNEQAANDGLPPHFTPDQIAGFGKGTDWQDLVFQKAPVQNHALTVSGGNEKTRFSVAASNFSQDGIVVGSDYVRNALRINLSSDIGKKFKFDLSSLLSRIDSDRKNSEKGNRGGTLMSAMLSGYPTIPATLPDGSYSRLAEAYAWGSNVITNPLNFLYQFSDVIRSNKILTNGAITFEPVKGLTIKTLAGIESTDDRTDTYTTTKFVNSKGSAIIETQRAASILSENTVSYIKEFGKHNVSAVAGFTYQNYVLNSLRASGSGFISDNQETHDIGAAATQGVPTSGYQKWALLSYLARVNYTFNNKILATASFRADGSSRYSEGQKWGFFPSGALAWRMSEEEFIKNIPFISDLKIRAGYGETGNTSIQPYFTLNQLASGQVVFGDAFMTSYSPTNRLAGSLRWETTAQTDFGIDLGLWNNRVNLTADYYIKNTRDLLNNVALPSSLGYTYTVQNVGKIQNKGFELGINAAVLEGTFKWNVATNLSINRNKVVKLYGGNDILGQTIGAAVNDNVNILREGYPLGSFYGYVEKGYDEKGFIAYEDYNNNGSRDADDKRIIGNPNPKFTYGLNSNMSFKNFELTLFIQGSQGNDIFNLSAQGQGYDYGQALNMPREVYLDHWTPQNTDAKYPIIKTSSQAQMSDRFVEDGSYLRFKNIQLSYNLPVTKLHIKWMKYGQLYVSGQNLITFTKYSWYDPEVNSYGGGNSIVQGVDHYVYPVAKTTTVGLRIGF; this comes from the coding sequence ATGAAAAAACCTTTAAAGTACCGTAGGGTATTACTGTGGACCATGCGAATGACTGCAACTCAATTCATGCTTGCCCTTGTGTTCATAGCGACAGGTTACGCGCGGGAAGGTAGCGCGCAATCCCTTCTCAGCCAGAAGGTTTCGGTGACGGCGAATGGTAGCGAAGTGAAGAAAGTCCTGAGCCAGGTGGAAAAGCAGGTCGATGTGCGGTTTGTTTTCAGTTCCAAACTGATCAAGTCGGCCCGGAAAGTGACGGTTTCGCTGAAAGACAAACCCTTGTATGAAGCGTTGGATCATATTCTGACCCCGCTGGGGCTGGATTACGAAGTTTCGGGCAAGATCATTATCCTTCGAAGAATAGAAACCGTCACACCGGGGGCGCCGGCCGCGCCGGGAGCACCCGCGAATGCACCGAAACGAACGGTTTCCGGTAAAGTGCTGGATGGAGAGTCCAATACCGGTCTGCCTGGCGTGAGCATCGTTTTAAAAGGAACGCAAACAGGTACTACCACTAACCCCGACGGCAATTTTGAATTGGAAATTCCCGAAGCCAACGCTCCCAACGCGGTCCTGGTTTTCAGTTTTGTCGGCTATAAGTCGCAGGAAATTGTGCTGGGTAGCCAAACTGCCCTGACGATCAGTATGATGCTGGAAGATAAATCGTTGCAGGAAATTGTGGTGATCGGTTACGGCCAGATCAGGAAAAGCGATTTGACCGGCTCGGTTTCATCTATCAAGTCGACCGAACTGAATGCCTATCCGGCTACGAACCTTATGCAATCGCTGGCCGGCCGTGCGGCGGGGGTGTATGTTTCGCAGAATACCGGTGCGCCCGGCAGCCCCATCAGCGTGCGCGTGCGGGGAACTAATTCCATTCAGGGAAGCAACGAGCCGTTGTATGTGGTCGATGGCTTTCCTTATTCCGGTAATCCCACTTTGCTGAACAATGCGGACATCGAGTCGATCGAGGTGTTGAAAGACGCTTCTGCAACCGCGATCTACGGTTCGCGCGGCGCGAACGGCGTGGTGCTGATTACGACCAAAAAAGGGAAAGCCGGGCGTGTAAGCGTGGATTATGACGGTTATTACGGAGTTCAGACCATCCGGAAGAAGCTCGACCTCATGAATGCGACCGAGTATGCCAATTTCTACAATGAGCAAGCTGCAAACGACGGATTGCCACCGCATTTTACTCCCGATCAGATAGCCGGCTTCGGAAAAGGGACCGACTGGCAGGATTTGGTATTTCAAAAAGCCCCGGTGCAAAATCATGCATTAACAGTCAGCGGCGGAAACGAAAAGACCAGATTTTCGGTGGCGGCGAGCAATTTCAGTCAGGACGGTATCGTCGTAGGCAGCGATTATGTAAGAAATGCATTACGCATCAACCTGAGTTCGGATATTGGCAAGAAATTCAAGTTCGACCTGAGTTCCCTGCTCAGCCGCATCGATTCGGATCGTAAGAACTCCGAAAAAGGCAACCGCGGAGGAACGCTGATGTCGGCGATGTTATCCGGCTATCCGACCATTCCCGCTACGCTTCCGGACGGCAGCTATTCACGCCTGGCGGAGGCTTACGCCTGGGGTTCGAACGTGATCACCAATCCGCTGAACTTTTTGTATCAATTCTCGGATGTGATCCGCTCCAATAAGATACTGACCAATGGTGCTATCACATTTGAGCCGGTTAAGGGGCTAACGATCAAGACACTGGCAGGTATCGAAAGCACCGACGACCGGACGGACACCTACACCACGACCAAATTCGTGAATTCGAAAGGCAGCGCCATCATCGAAACGCAGCGTGCGGCAAGCATCCTGAGCGAAAACACGGTCAGTTATATTAAGGAATTCGGTAAGCACAACGTTTCGGCGGTGGCCGGTTTTACCTACCAGAACTATGTGCTCAACTCACTCAGAGCCAGCGGAAGTGGTTTTATCAGCGACAACCAGGAAACGCATGATATCGGCGCGGCCGCAACGCAGGGCGTGCCGACGTCGGGCTACCAGAAATGGGCATTGCTCTCCTATCTCGCACGGGTCAATTATACTTTTAACAATAAAATCCTCGCAACGGCCAGCTTCCGGGCGGACGGCTCCTCGCGGTACAGCGAAGGACAAAAATGGGGCTTTTTCCCATCCGGCGCACTGGCCTGGCGGATGTCGGAAGAGGAGTTTATTAAAAATATCCCATTCATTTCGGATTTGAAGATCAGGGCCGGGTACGGCGAAACGGGTAATACCTCTATTCAGCCGTACTTTACGCTGAACCAATTGGCCTCCGGCCAGGTGGTGTTCGGAGATGCCTTCATGACGTCCTATTCGCCTACAAACCGGCTCGCGGGTTCGCTGAGATGGGAAACTACCGCTCAAACCGATTTCGGTATCGACCTCGGCCTTTGGAATAACCGTGTCAACCTTACGGCCGATTATTATATCAAGAACACCCGCGACCTGCTGAACAACGTCGCTTTGCCGTCGTCGCTTGGCTACACTTATACCGTGCAGAATGTCGGAAAAATTCAAAATAAAGGTTTCGAACTCGGGATCAATGCGGCCGTTCTGGAAGGTACGTTCAAGTGGAACGTGGCGACGAACCTGTCCATTAACCGAAACAAGGTTGTGAAGCTGTACGGCGGAAATGACATCCTAGGCCAGACGATCGGGGCAGCGGTGAACGACAACGTCAATATCCTCCGCGAAGGATATCCGCTGGGGTCTTTCTATGGTTATGTGGAAAAAGGGTACGATGAAAAAGGCTTTATCGCCTACGAAGATTATAACAACAACGGCAGCCGCGATGCAGACGACAAGCGGATTATCGGCAACCCCAATCCCAAGTTTACCTATGGTTTGAATTCCAATATGTCGTTCAAAAATTTCGAACTGACATTGTTTATCCAGGGCTCGCAGGGTAACGATATCTTCAACCTGAGCGCGCAAGGGCAGGGTTACGACTACGGGCAGGCATTGAATATGCCGAGGGAAGTGTACCTCGATCACTGGACGCCGCAGAATACCGATGCCAAATACCCGATCATTAAAACATCCTCTCAGGCGCAAATGTCGGACCGGTTCGTGGAAGACGGCTCTTATCTCAGGTTTAAGAACATTCAGCTGAGCTACAATCTGCCGGTTACCAAACTGCATATCAAATGGATGAAATACGGCCAGCTTTACGTAAGCGGACAAAACCTGATCACATTCACGAAGTACTCGTGGTACGATCCCGAGGTAAACTCTTACGGAGGCGGGAATTCTATCGTGCAGGGTGTGGATCACTACGTATATCCCGTAGCCAAAACAACCACGGTAGGTCTCAGGATAGGGTTTTAA
- a CDS encoding FecR domain-containing protein, translating into MDRYNDFSVEDFVWDDFFRQWALSPTPETHALWDDWIDANPEMLEKVEQAKAIVLSLRLHEPEIDDAEINQVVKKTVGRITEAGEENIRQPGRRIPVFSIPWMQFAASVAFIVLLGWAVYAVMIKGDEKPQSAQGDTVIEHHESFIEKVNTTSETLQLALSDGSRISLAPKGRVRYPERFDGQRREVLLEGEAFFDVAKDPEHPFLVYANGLVTKVLGTSFRIKAYGDSREVTVEVKTGKVSVFAQSDPHLKEKVEDRQFQGVVLTPNQKIIYARNKVKMVKTLVERPEIVVSKAETPQFEFEDTPASEVFDTIARAYGIDILYDEALLKDCPLTAHLDNQTLHEKLDIICKAVESSYEIVDGQVIIHSKGCRN; encoded by the coding sequence ATGGATCGCTACAACGACTTTTCTGTTGAAGACTTTGTCTGGGACGATTTCTTTCGTCAATGGGCATTGTCGCCTACCCCTGAAACCCACGCGCTTTGGGACGACTGGATCGACGCCAACCCCGAAATGCTCGAAAAAGTGGAACAGGCGAAGGCCATTGTGCTTTCCCTGCGCCTGCACGAGCCCGAGATCGACGACGCGGAGATCAACCAGGTTGTGAAAAAGACAGTGGGCCGCATTACGGAAGCAGGTGAGGAGAATATCCGGCAGCCGGGCCGCCGGATACCGGTATTTTCTATTCCCTGGATGCAGTTCGCGGCTTCCGTGGCATTCATCGTGCTGCTGGGCTGGGCGGTGTATGCGGTGATGATCAAAGGGGACGAAAAACCGCAGTCCGCGCAAGGGGATACCGTCATCGAGCATCATGAATCATTTATTGAGAAGGTTAATACAACCAGTGAAACCTTGCAGCTCGCATTGAGCGACGGCAGCCGCATCAGCCTCGCGCCGAAAGGACGCGTCCGTTACCCCGAACGGTTCGATGGTCAGCGCCGGGAGGTGCTTCTTGAAGGAGAGGCGTTTTTCGATGTCGCAAAAGATCCCGAACATCCGTTTCTGGTGTATGCCAATGGGTTGGTCACCAAGGTATTAGGTACCAGTTTTCGAATAAAGGCTTATGGCGACTCCCGTGAAGTGACTGTCGAGGTCAAAACCGGGAAAGTGTCGGTGTTCGCGCAATCCGACCCGCATTTGAAGGAAAAAGTGGAAGACAGGCAGTTCCAGGGCGTCGTGCTGACTCCCAACCAGAAGATTATCTATGCCCGCAATAAAGTCAAAATGGTGAAAACGCTGGTGGAAAGGCCCGAAATAGTGGTCTCGAAAGCCGAAACCCCGCAATTTGAGTTCGAAGACACGCCCGCGAGCGAGGTTTTCGATACCATCGCCAGAGCGTACGGGATCGATATACTTTACGACGAGGCATTGCTGAAAGACTGCCCGCTTACCGCGCATCTCGATAACCAGACGCTTCACGAAAAGCTGGACATTATTTGCAAGGCGGTCGAATCCAGTTACGAGATCGTCGACGGCCAGGTGATCATCCATAGCAAAGGATGCAGGAATTAA
- a CDS encoding sigma-70 family RNA polymerase sigma factor produces MKPVSSFTEDRVLWQDFLAGEVRAFEKLMAGNFRLLFRYGSKFSKDRELVKDSIQDLFLVLWEKRGNLNPDAAVKPYLMASLRRLMHRQVSSRAWVGGEVFQEEDDYFDIEFSVEEEYIANEATVARTRQLQNLLNALPRRQKEVVYLKFFQELSREQIAEVMAVSPQTVSNLLQIAIRHLRTHWKAEFLIFFLLHFLF; encoded by the coding sequence ATGAAACCAGTGTCCTCTTTTACGGAAGATCGTGTGCTATGGCAGGATTTCCTGGCGGGAGAGGTACGGGCATTCGAGAAGCTCATGGCCGGGAACTTCCGGCTCCTGTTCCGGTACGGAAGCAAGTTTTCCAAAGATCGCGAACTGGTGAAGGATAGTATTCAGGACCTTTTTCTGGTGCTATGGGAAAAAAGGGGCAACCTTAATCCCGACGCGGCCGTAAAGCCTTATCTCATGGCTTCGCTCCGGAGGCTCATGCACCGGCAGGTATCCTCGCGCGCCTGGGTGGGCGGGGAGGTTTTCCAGGAGGAGGACGACTATTTCGATATCGAATTTTCGGTAGAAGAGGAATACATTGCGAACGAAGCTACCGTGGCAAGGACGCGGCAGTTACAAAACCTGCTGAATGCGCTACCACGGCGGCAGAAGGAAGTCGTATATCTCAAATTTTTTCAGGAACTCAGCCGGGAGCAGATCGCCGAGGTAATGGCGGTGTCGCCGCAGACGGTTTCCAATTTACTCCAGATCGCGATCCGGCACCTGAGAACGCATTGGAAAGCCGAATTCCTTATATTTTTTCTATTGCATTTTCTGTTCTAA
- a CDS encoding T9SS type A sorting domain-containing protein codes for MQSKYLLALALMLPARPGSAQNVYYHQDFSQTTGLINPQPDTGQFSHMILTAPALSYYKFHRGYMELTRSRQDSATGGIIRALRATPFTPGPETLVVRITLGVEGIQAPALNAMYFYVGEDFNPVNNSFPGNGLMFAKCSLNFLEDGFNMKDLETQQTSRARPQRKQVTLTWVLNNSDKPLPYRIGPAGDESAALPGTYDLWVDDEPVSKGSKAYPGTSAYSKTKLSNFEMRFRNGVGKIRIDEISIDDGKPQPATANAIIAPNPASRHSIAVSGKGVNASSVRLFDGRGRELPVRTPETAGRLVINPLSPLASGIHILQLQSPDGKKQSFRIMIE; via the coding sequence ATGCAAAGCAAATATCTCCTGGCATTAGCCCTGATGCTTCCGGCCCGGCCCGGTTCCGCACAGAACGTCTATTATCATCAGGATTTCAGCCAAACAACCGGCCTGATCAACCCGCAACCCGATACAGGCCAGTTCAGCCACATGATCCTTACCGCCCCGGCGCTTTCGTATTACAAATTTCACAGGGGCTATATGGAGCTCACCCGCAGCAGGCAGGATTCGGCAACGGGAGGCATTATACGCGCGTTACGTGCGACGCCTTTCACGCCTGGCCCCGAAACGCTCGTCGTAAGAATTACCCTCGGCGTGGAAGGTATACAAGCCCCGGCGTTGAATGCGATGTATTTTTATGTGGGGGAGGATTTCAACCCCGTCAACAATTCCTTTCCCGGCAACGGATTAATGTTTGCGAAATGTTCGCTGAATTTTCTGGAAGACGGCTTCAATATGAAAGACCTGGAAACGCAGCAGACCAGCAGGGCCCGTCCGCAGCGGAAGCAGGTCACCCTCACATGGGTTTTAAACAACTCGGATAAGCCGTTGCCATATCGTATCGGGCCGGCAGGCGACGAATCGGCCGCCCTTCCGGGTACCTACGACCTTTGGGTGGACGACGAGCCCGTGAGCAAAGGCAGCAAGGCCTATCCCGGCACATCGGCCTATTCCAAAACAAAGCTCTCCAATTTCGAAATGCGTTTCAGGAACGGCGTGGGCAAGATCCGGATCGATGAGATCAGCATCGACGACGGGAAACCGCAACCCGCCACGGCGAATGCGATTATAGCGCCCAATCCGGCAAGCCGCCACAGTATTGCTGTTTCGGGCAAGGGGGTGAATGCCTCGTCAGTTCGTCTTTTCGATGGCCGCGGACGTGAGCTTCCCGTCAGAACGCCCGAAACGGCTGGCCGCCTGGTGATAAACCCGCTAAGCCCGCTCGCGTCCGGCATCCACATTCTGCAATTGCAAAGTCCCGACGGGAAAAAGCAGTCATTCAGGATAATGATCGAGTAG
- a CDS encoding arylsulfatase, whose amino-acid sequence MKLKYALMSPWMLAAAMLLPLMARAQKKQPKPNVIFIYADDVGYGDLSSYGATKISTPNIDRLGKEGIRFTNAHASSATCTPSRFALMTGKYPWRQKGTGVLPGDASLIIPTNQLTLPAIFQNAGYKTGSVGKWHLGLGDTNKQINWNKPISKGPNEVGFDYAFFFPATSDRVPTVFIENHEVQGLDPADPIEVDYSGKIGKEPTGLENPDLLKLPASPNHGHNNTIVNGIGRIGWMTGGKQARWTDEEIAHVFLSKAEQFIEDNHKNPFFLYFSLNDIHVPRMPSMQFKGKSKMGLRGDVILQMDWTVGEILKKLDELKIADNTLVIFSSDNGPVLDDGYADRAVELAKGHSAAGPLRGGKYSAFEGGTRVPWLARWPRGIKPGIVSDALICQIDMMASFAHFLNQKTGSEEAVDSFNVMEAILGKSLTGRSWLIKQGGALSITQGNWKYIEPREGKAVAELTNIETGANPKPQLYDLSKDIGEKNNLAEKYPAKAKAMAAELEKVRTAGRSH is encoded by the coding sequence ATGAAATTAAAGTACGCTCTGATGTCGCCATGGATGCTGGCGGCGGCTATGCTTTTGCCGCTCATGGCAAGGGCGCAGAAAAAGCAACCCAAGCCGAATGTTATCTTTATCTACGCCGATGATGTCGGGTACGGCGATCTGAGCTCGTACGGTGCTACGAAAATCAGCACGCCGAATATCGACAGGCTGGGAAAAGAAGGTATCCGCTTCACCAACGCCCATGCAAGCTCTGCTACCTGTACGCCATCGAGGTTCGCGCTTATGACAGGGAAATACCCCTGGCGGCAAAAGGGGACCGGCGTGCTTCCCGGCGACGCTTCGCTGATCATCCCGACGAACCAGCTGACCTTACCCGCGATTTTTCAGAATGCCGGCTACAAAACCGGATCGGTAGGCAAGTGGCACCTTGGCTTGGGCGATACCAACAAGCAGATCAATTGGAATAAACCCATCAGCAAAGGGCCGAACGAAGTCGGTTTCGATTATGCATTCTTTTTTCCGGCGACTTCCGACCGGGTACCAACCGTTTTTATCGAAAACCACGAAGTCCAGGGACTCGACCCGGCGGATCCCATCGAAGTGGACTACTCCGGAAAGATAGGCAAGGAACCGACCGGTCTCGAAAACCCCGATTTGCTCAAACTACCCGCTTCGCCGAATCATGGACATAATAATACAATCGTCAACGGCATCGGCCGCATCGGCTGGATGACCGGAGGCAAGCAGGCGCGCTGGACGGACGAGGAAATTGCGCACGTGTTTCTGAGCAAGGCCGAACAGTTTATAGAGGATAATCACAAAAACCCGTTCTTCCTGTATTTCTCGTTGAATGACATTCACGTGCCGCGAATGCCGAGTATGCAGTTTAAAGGGAAAAGCAAAATGGGCCTCCGGGGGGATGTGATCCTGCAAATGGACTGGACAGTGGGGGAAATTTTAAAAAAACTGGACGAGCTTAAGATCGCGGACAACACGCTGGTTATTTTTTCGAGTGACAACGGCCCGGTGCTGGACGACGGCTACGCAGACCGTGCCGTGGAGCTGGCAAAAGGGCATAGTGCGGCCGGGCCGCTACGTGGGGGAAAGTACAGCGCATTCGAAGGCGGCACACGGGTACCCTGGCTGGCACGCTGGCCGCGGGGGATCAAGCCGGGCATTGTCTCCGACGCCCTGATTTGCCAGATAGACATGATGGCTTCATTTGCACATTTTCTCAATCAGAAGACCGGCAGCGAAGAAGCCGTGGACAGTTTCAATGTGATGGAAGCCATACTTGGAAAGAGCCTTACAGGACGAAGCTGGCTGATCAAGCAGGGCGGAGCATTGTCGATTACGCAGGGAAATTGGAAATACATCGAGCCGCGAGAGGGTAAAGCGGTTGCCGAGCTCACGAATATCGAAACGGGAGCCAATCCGAAACCGCAATTGTATGATCTGAGTAAGGACATCGGGGAGAAAAACAATCTGGCGGAGAAATATCCGGCCAAGGCGAAAGCGATGGCCGCGGAGCTTGAAAAGGTTCGTACAGCCGGTCGGAGCCATTGA
- a CDS encoding cellulase family glycosylhydrolase yields MKLLKTTIWAVAACFMFQNCAKKADEKKEEAPAQEQTAAGREIWTKEQAREWYAKQGWLVGADFLPSTAINQLEMFQAESFDTATIDKELGWAQNIGMNTMRVYLHDLLFQQDSAGFIKRLDTFLDITKKHNIKPVLVLFDSCWDPFPKLGKQRDPKPGVHNSGWVQSPGFNALKDSTQYPRLERYVKGTVAAFADDDRVLMWDIWNEPDNTNNSPYGKVELPNKVDYVLPLMVKSFEWARSVNPSQPLTAGVWAGDWSTPQTLKPIEKAQIEQSDVITFHNYENAQEFEKRIKWLQQYDRPLICTEYMSRGNGSFFEGSLPVAKKYNVGAINWGLVDGKSQTIYPWDSWKKTYTKEPDLWFHDIFRKDGTPYRQAEVDLIKKLTSEKNS; encoded by the coding sequence ATGAAATTGTTAAAAACGACGATCTGGGCTGTTGCGGCCTGCTTTATGTTTCAGAACTGCGCCAAGAAAGCCGACGAGAAAAAAGAAGAAGCCCCGGCACAGGAGCAAACCGCCGCCGGCCGTGAAATATGGACCAAAGAGCAAGCCAGGGAGTGGTATGCCAAACAAGGCTGGTTGGTAGGGGCCGATTTTCTGCCCAGTACGGCCATCAACCAGCTCGAAATGTTCCAGGCGGAGTCATTTGATACCGCTACGATCGATAAAGAGCTGGGCTGGGCCCAAAATATCGGCATGAACACGATGCGCGTATATTTGCATGACCTGCTTTTTCAACAAGATTCGGCAGGTTTCATCAAAAGACTGGACACCTTCCTCGATATTACCAAAAAACATAACATCAAGCCGGTATTGGTACTGTTCGATTCGTGCTGGGACCCTTTCCCGAAGCTTGGCAAGCAGCGTGATCCGAAACCGGGCGTGCATAACTCCGGCTGGGTACAGAGTCCCGGCTTCAATGCGTTGAAGGACAGTACGCAATATCCGCGTCTGGAAAGATATGTGAAAGGCACAGTTGCCGCATTTGCCGATGACGACCGCGTGCTGATGTGGGACATCTGGAACGAGCCTGATAATACCAACAACAGCCCCTATGGCAAGGTAGAACTCCCCAATAAGGTCGACTATGTGCTTCCGCTAATGGTAAAATCGTTCGAATGGGCACGTTCGGTGAACCCCTCGCAGCCTTTGACGGCCGGCGTATGGGCAGGCGACTGGTCGACGCCTCAAACTTTGAAACCGATCGAAAAAGCGCAAATCGAACAATCCGATGTGATCACATTCCATAACTACGAAAATGCGCAGGAGTTTGAGAAACGCATCAAATGGTTGCAGCAATACGATCGCCCGCTGATTTGTACGGAGTATATGTCGCGCGGTAACGGCAGCTTCTTCGAGGGATCGCTGCCGGTTGCGAAGAAATATAATGTCGGGGCAATTAACTGGGGACTCGTAGACGGTAAATCCCAAACCATTTATCCCTGGGACAGCTGGAAGAAAACCTACACCAAAGAACCCGATCTGTGGTTTCACGATATTTTCAGAAAGGATGGAACGCCTTACAGACAGGCGGAAGTTGATTTGATCAAGAAGTTGACCAGCGAAAAGAATAGCTGA